The proteins below are encoded in one region of Macaca nemestrina isolate mMacNem1 chromosome 10, mMacNem.hap1, whole genome shotgun sequence:
- the LOC105484098 gene encoding DNA repair protein RAD52 homolog isoform X4: MAGGGQKVCYIEGHRVINLANEMFGYNGWAHSVTQQNVDFVDLNNGKFYVGVCAFVRVQLKDGSYHEDVGYGVSEGLKSKALSLEKARKEAVTDGLKRALRSFGNALGNCVLDKDYLRSLNKLPRQLPLEVDLTKAKRQDFEPSVEEARYNSCRPNMALGHPQLQEVTSPSRPSHVVIQGDKDCSSRGLTSSTVESEATYQRKLRQKQLQQQFRERMEKQHVHVSRPSAEKSEAAPAAPPLTHSTPVTAVSEPLPEKDFLAGVTQELIKTLEDNSEKWAVTPDAGDGVAKPSSRADPAQTADTLALNHQMVTQDRTPHSLCHQKPQAKSGSWDLQTYSTDQRVTGNWESHRKSQDMKKRKYDPS, translated from the exons ATGGCTGGAGGAGGCCAGAAG gTGTGTTACATTGAGGGTCATCGAGTAATTAatctggccaatgagatgttTGGTTACAATGGCTGGGCACACTCCGTCACACAGCAGAATGTGG ATTTTGTTGACCTCAACAATGGCAAGTTCTACGTGGGAGTCTGTGCGTTTGTGAGGGTCCAGCTGAAG GATGGTTCCTATCACGAAGATGTTGGTTACGGTGTTAGTGAGGGCCTCAAGTCCAAGGCCTTATCTCTAGAGAAGGCAAGGAAGGAGGCGGTGACAGATGGGCTGAAGCGAGCCCTCAG GAGTTTTGGAAATGCGCTTGGAAACTGTGTTCTGGACAAAGACTACCTGAGATCACTAAATAAGCTTCCACGCCAG TTGCCTCTTGAAGTGGATTTAACTAAAGCGAAGAGACAAGATTTTGAACCATCTGTGGAAGAGGCAAGATATAACAGCTGCCGACCGAACATGGCCCTGGGACACCCACAACTACAGGAGGTGACCTCCCCTTCCAGACCAAGCCATGTTGTGATACAGGGCGACAAGGACTGCAGCTCCCG AGGCCTGACTTCATCCACCGTGGAGAGCGAGGCCACGTACCAGCGGAAGCTCCGGCAaaagcagctgcagcagcagttCCGGGAGCGGATGGAGAAGCAGCACGTTCACGTCTCCAGGCCGTCCGCTGAGAAGAGTGAGG CGGCGCCTGCGGCCCCTCCTCTGACGCACAGCACTCCTGTAACCGCCGTCTCAGAACCACTCCCGGAGAAAGACTTCCTTGCAGGAGTGACTCAAGAATTAATCA AGACTCTTGAAGACAACTCTGAAAAGTGGGCTGTGACTCCAGATGCCGGGGATGGTGTGGCCAAGCCCTCTTCTAGAGCAGACCCAGCCCAGACCGCTGACACACTAGCCCTGAACCACCAGATGGTGACCCAGGACAGGACTCCACACAGCCTTTGCCACCAGAAACCACAAGCAAAATCTGGATCTTGGGACCTCCAGACTTACAGCACCGACCAGCGCGTAACAG GAAACTGGGAATCTCATAGGAAGAGCCAGgacatgaagaaaaggaaatacgATCCATCTTAA
- the LOC105484098 gene encoding DNA repair protein RAD52 homolog isoform X3, which translates to MSGTEEAILGGRESHPAAGSGAVLCFGQCQYTAEEYQAIQKALRQRLGPEYISSRMAGGGQKVCYIEGHRVINLANEMFGYNGWAHSVTQQNVDFVDLNNGKFYVGVCAFVRVQLKDGSYHEDVGYGVSEGLKSKALSLEKARKEAVTDGLKRALRSFGNALGNCVLDKDYLRSLNKLPRQLPLEVDLTKAKRQDFEPSVEEARYNSCRPNMALGHPQLQEVTSPSRPSHVVIQGDKDCSSRGLTSSTVESEATYQRKLRQKQLQQQFRERMEKQHVHVSRPSAEKSEAAPAAPPLTHSTPVTAVSEPLPEKDFLAGVTQELIKTLEDNSEKWAVTPDAGDGVAKPSSRADPAQTADTLALNHQMVTQDRTPHSLCHQKPQAKSGSWDLQTYSTDQRVTGNWESHRKSQDMKKRKYDPS; encoded by the exons TGCCAGTACACAGCAGAAGAGTACCAGGCCATCCAgaaggccctgaggcagaggctgggcccagAATACATAAGTAGCCGCATGGCTGGAGGAGGCCAGAAG gTGTGTTACATTGAGGGTCATCGAGTAATTAatctggccaatgagatgttTGGTTACAATGGCTGGGCACACTCCGTCACACAGCAGAATGTGG ATTTTGTTGACCTCAACAATGGCAAGTTCTACGTGGGAGTCTGTGCGTTTGTGAGGGTCCAGCTGAAG GATGGTTCCTATCACGAAGATGTTGGTTACGGTGTTAGTGAGGGCCTCAAGTCCAAGGCCTTATCTCTAGAGAAGGCAAGGAAGGAGGCGGTGACAGATGGGCTGAAGCGAGCCCTCAG GAGTTTTGGAAATGCGCTTGGAAACTGTGTTCTGGACAAAGACTACCTGAGATCACTAAATAAGCTTCCACGCCAG TTGCCTCTTGAAGTGGATTTAACTAAAGCGAAGAGACAAGATTTTGAACCATCTGTGGAAGAGGCAAGATATAACAGCTGCCGACCGAACATGGCCCTGGGACACCCACAACTACAGGAGGTGACCTCCCCTTCCAGACCAAGCCATGTTGTGATACAGGGCGACAAGGACTGCAGCTCCCG AGGCCTGACTTCATCCACCGTGGAGAGCGAGGCCACGTACCAGCGGAAGCTCCGGCAaaagcagctgcagcagcagttCCGGGAGCGGATGGAGAAGCAGCACGTTCACGTCTCCAGGCCGTCCGCTGAGAAGAGTGAGG CGGCGCCTGCGGCCCCTCCTCTGACGCACAGCACTCCTGTAACCGCCGTCTCAGAACCACTCCCGGAGAAAGACTTCCTTGCAGGAGTGACTCAAGAATTAATCA AGACTCTTGAAGACAACTCTGAAAAGTGGGCTGTGACTCCAGATGCCGGGGATGGTGTGGCCAAGCCCTCTTCTAGAGCAGACCCAGCCCAGACCGCTGACACACTAGCCCTGAACCACCAGATGGTGACCCAGGACAGGACTCCACACAGCCTTTGCCACCAGAAACCACAAGCAAAATCTGGATCTTGGGACCTCCAGACTTACAGCACCGACCAGCGCGTAACAG GAAACTGGGAATCTCATAGGAAGAGCCAGgacatgaagaaaaggaaatacgATCCATCTTAA